tCCAAacctgagttatgagttattatatacgatgctgagtattaagttagTATGTATCTTCAtgtacatcaactatgtttaatgcttataaaacttattgattgtacccaatgctgataatatgtttgacattgacttgtatgtttatataacattgtcttataaaactcattgaacaacaaattactcagcgccctttgaatgttaaaacttccgcttaaacactgagtaaaatagaataaaactcattgaacaacaaattactcagcgccctctgaatgttaaaacttccgcttaaacactgagtaaaatagaatatgtttcatgagctgacctatatctgaaaactgaccttagacttactcgattaaacctttaaatgtttagagtaaaactaagtcagtagctcaaccctgacgggggagtttgctaagttatattaggtcaaccatcatgggggagctcaatactgagttcttcgctgaatagttttgccaacatcaaaatgggggagtttgttgaaacacctttccacataattttgatttgacaaaatcgtttaagtacaattaaaaatattctaaacacactaagtttaaatgctttgatttattctactaatgtgtttgtttaatgttgagttaaattgtttataaggcacaaagattaaaaggcccaaagcccaatatggaagtcaaagcccaagtcaaacagtttaaggcaactcggcccgcgtatgtcaaaacgctgtcgttatgtacaaaacgcagctcagcggaagaaggatctagaagaccttcaaggaataacttcgggacgaagctgctgagttgattcgacaaagagtacaagacagcagctggctaagaacaacttccagacaaagtgtttccactttgggtaaaattcagaagacacagaatgctgtctagttgacattaccataaatggagagacattctgccgagctgaccaaaagctgaccgaggacagaagatactcaaatctgattggccgagagctctgagcaagacaggatgacaacgacaggaagccgtttccctccaacggttatttcaaaattcgaaatgaccgacacctcagacgtctctataaatagagcctttcagttgcttcattcgacacagaacttgatcaagccattacgctgaccaaatttctacgcaaagttctgcaagaaaaagcaaagcaatcttacactaaatttcatatctttttgtgtaaaagtctagagtgattattcaatcatctaaggtgtcttagtaatcattgtttaggacaaacacttatcatttctagagattagaaaggagaggctgagtactcggttatagtactcagcgagagattaggattgagtagaggtatagaggaaggtactcttgttatactcagttgctaagattgcaaaaggtttgatgctctaccgttaaagagctcagtagagaattcgaaatctcggaacgtgttccggggacaggacgtaggcttggaggccgaacctggataaatctgccgagtaacatatttctaacctttaactccttcatatatttattgcttgcttaaacaaaaactgaccaagtaaagaggtcaagctgagttgtgcgcattgaatatctgagctcaggaatagactctaagtgctatctcctgactcaagtaaagaaaactgacctagtcactagttgactaagccagtatcttgctattcactcagcgctgctgtccaaacctttttctcacaaaaaagaagtctgccctaaattaaatttttttgaatagttcctaacccccccttggaactatacttgtaacgttacaagggaccaacattttcgtcctttcatggGGCTGgaggtgggaaattggggctgAATATAACAGCACCCTAAATTAATGGAATGCCTCATGCTAAATTAATGGGATGTCTAATGCTAAATAAATTAATGGAATGCTAATTATAGTTAGTACCAGTTTAAGTTTTTATCGCAATTGGTTTCATGATACGGTATTAGAGACTTTTTAACCAAGTAATCAAAGAGTCGATTCCGAGTATATGGTGATGTGGTTGAATAATGAAAGTCAACATGTCAATTGCACAAAAGCAATGTTAAGGAGTCGCTCTAATGCTTAAGTCAGTTTAGAAGATAATCACAGTCAGTGAATAAACTTGTAATGTAAGCTGACTTATTCTATTTATACTGATATTGAGCTATACAAGACGGTTATGGATTGTGGAGTAGGGTGAGTTACGTGTCTCCTGTTGATAGGAGGAAATGCAGACATATATTAGTCTGATATACCTTAAGCCTACTTGGTCTGTGATTTTCAGGATCAGACGTGATTATGACAACGATTGGATCCTCGACTACGTATAGTGAGACTTCCTGAATCAAGCTTCCTGGTGCGCAGTTGTAAGTTTTATTTGACCTTTATATCTTTTTAGAATTTGTTGAAAAATGGGGGAGTGGTAAAGAGATTGTGCGGGCTCCTAATGGTTGATCTGCCCTTATCTAACACTCATAAATGCAACTGTTAGAGCAAATATTGCGATGCTTTTGAGTGCCTTGGCAGTGGTTTCTCCTTGTGCGCCACGTGGCATGATATCACGTTTTTTTAGGATGCGTGCCCAaagcatttaatgtttttttaatcaTTACGAGCATCTCTAATGGTTTATATTTACAACTACTCAATATACATACCACATCATCaatttaataaacatcattttattaaattatctaACTCCAATGGTTAAACTCTATAACCACTCAATCATAATGGATCCACCAATCACATATgatccaccaattaattaaaccaatcataattaatccaccaattaattaaaccaattattttattttaaaaataataaaatatatatatatagatactCAAAAGCTCAATAAACATTGAGTGGTTGATGAAAGCTCAATATATTAAACTCCACTCCAATGAGAGAGAGTTTATTAAAGGAGTATAATGAGTGGTTCATTATACtccattggagatgctctaataaCTAATGATAACACATGTCGTTTCGGTTGCCTTCTCAACAATATAAAAAATGGAGAGTTTCGTTGTGCGGTTCCTTTTACCTCTTGCTTTTTTTTCTTGCGTCGCTTTCTTGCTAGAATGTCCCCTAGTAATCCCCACTTTTAAGtgtaagtgttttttttttctttttcatattttttttatttttctttttttggctATGGTTCTTTAAAACCAAACCCTAAACAAACCTCTGAAGCTAATAAGTCCACCAGGGAGAAAGTAACGGAGAAAGCTTATGTGTATGCTgaagagaaaatgaaaaaatggaGGCGATTTGCACAatgtaaaaaaaggaaaagataaaacGATAGGCATAAAAGGGGAGATGAAACGATGAAACATATAAACAAAAAGAGAGAAGATGAAAGATTTGaaatattttggaaaagtcataAATAAATAGTCTAAAGAGGTGTTTAGTTGCTcatttttgccttttcacttcaaaagggagagttttaggtgtttggttagtaacctcctgtttgccttttacatctgaaaagcagcattatgcgtttggttagtgatctcctgtttgccttttacaccaaAAAAAcagtcttttacaaaagcagagaatctcagctttttggaaaagcagctttttccaacagcaaacagcaaaccgtaacagtaacagcaaaccgtaacagtaaacagcaaacaacaatagcaaacagtaggtaaaataaATAGACCCTAAACATACAATAGTTTGAATAATTGATTTAAATATATGTAAATGGATTTCCTaattgatccaattttataatttttccatttttttataCCAATCATCTGttatgtactttttttttttttttttgtagaaaaggaaaggaaagcaaagcaaaacaagcaactacatcGAGATTAGCCTTGGAATATATAAAACGAATTTTATTAGTAGGTACCGTAAAAATTATCCGCATTGAGGTACCGAACCCAAATATAGTTGCAAGCAATGGGCCATTGACAATAATGCAGCCCATGAAAAGCAACTGAAATATTTCATGAGTGAGAAGTATTCCTTTTGCGAGCTGACATTTGCAATAACAAAATTCTGTTAcagaatttattaattaaaacttaatgTGTCAGATAATATCAATCTTCTTATACTGCATTTGTTTTTATGTGAACTTGAAGGTTGcatcattttcacattatgtaTAATTTTCTAATAAAAGGACAAGggtcaaataaaaaatttctcTAGAAGTTgaataggattttttttttaaaatttgaaatgattagtaacattttcatttttagtttGTATACAATAGGTAAAGACAGGGAAGATCGGAATGCTCCGATACCTCCGCCTTTTTTGAGAACTACTCTTGAAACGGATTGTTCATTCTCTAGTTTCTATATAAAAAGAGGGTTGTTGGAGGTGCAAATTGGTACTCGAACTTTTAATGTCTgtttatataaaaagaaatcattGGAGTAAATTGACATTTCTATCTTTTGAAGCATGTATTCACCCCTAATTCAGTAGTCCGGTAAATTTAGTTACTTTCTTGTTTGGTTGAAAAATCAAGTATTAACAACATAATTATATGAGTTTATAGGTAAGATTTACACGTTGTCTACTTAAGAGTTAAAATTTTGTTTGTTTACAACTGCCAACTCATCCATCTCCATTcatccttctttttcttctccatctttctttctctctttcaaaTCTTATCCCATTCAAAGATTTAAAGTCTAAGGAACTATATCTAgtctgaggaggaagaagaaagatagTCTTCTTCGTTCTTTCTCCTTCCATCTATGATTTTAttatctctatttttttttagttttttttattagtggTTTCCTTTCTTTTCAGTTAAAAATCTATACGTTTCATCAGATTTTTCGTGTGatttgcatttgtttgctataACTCTTCCATTTACacttttttcggatttagcaaaaGCGGGAGCGTATTATCTTATACGTAGATTCATGGATCTATGTGGTTGCACCATTAGAAAGGACTTAGATCCGAATGACTGGAAGAAACTAAATAATGACGATCGGTTTACGGTTTTGGATTCAAGAGAAGTATGAGAtttgttatgtttttattttagttgCACATTTCATGGTCATCTTTTCTCTTTGTGGTCTGTTTATTCACTCTGTGATTTTTGTATTAGGCTTTAGCCTATACTTGGATGAGATTTTATTCCTTGCTATTGTCGTTTTATACTTGAATTTGTTCATCTAATACAATATATAAGTATtttctatataatttttttttgtttgttttaaactTTTACAAAGCAAAGAATTGAATtccaaatttgataaataaatatattaatacCTCACCGTTGATACGATAATATTGCAATATTACAATAATAGAAAGCTTTATTAAGGACCGAGACATTATTGTTGATACATACTAACTTAACGGAAAAACATATAAACGTTTATGAGAATGAGTTCAACAGTGAGAAACTCACTCTTGTATAATATCTCGCCTGAATTCACTTCTCTACAACGTTGTTAGAATCTCTTATATAGAACAATATGTAAACTCTCTCGGAAGTCCTTGGCCATGGCCATGACTAGAAAAGATGGAAATCTATTAAGCATCAGACCAGGTAACATCCATCATTCCCCATCGATAATCACTTTCTGTCAAACCTAATCCCTTCCAAACAGCTTTGGAAGCATCCACAATATTATTCTGACACGGCGGCTGAAAACTATGTTCATCGTCACATCCCATTGTGGAATCACATTCATCCACAACCATAGCTTTCACACTCCTTCCatttccattaatcctaatatAATTAAGGCATCTTTTCCTGTTATTGAACCATCCGGTCGACAAAGCCACCACCGGAGTATTATCATCATGATATTTTCCATCACATGCCGACTCTCCGCCTCCGTCTCCGCCCCTCTGAAAGCTATTGATGGTTAAAGTCGCCTTGGTTTGCTTCGAAACCTGCGGCGAACATCTATAGATGTTATAGAGTTTGCCTTCCTCGCAGCATTCAGAATCATTTTCATTGTTACATTCATCGTTTGGGGGTTTCTTTCCCCTCAATTTGCCGCTAGGATTGCAGGTTTGTGCCTCCGCCATTAGAGCGGCTGCAGCAATAACAAGAGAGAGGAGTAGGAGAAAATGGGTGAGTTGCTTCATTGTTGAAGAATTGGAGTAGTGAGGATTAGTAAAATCGAACGTATAAGTAGGAAATGGAAGCTAAGATTAGGGTCAACAAAGTTGACCGAATAATTTAATagaaatccaaaaacaatttggCAGAATAATTCCCTCAATGTCACATTTATAGGGAGTTAACGTGATATCATCTGCGTGGACGGACTAGTAATGGTCTCATTTCATTATAGAAATTTTCTTTggtgaaatataaaatttacacctaacatataaaatagtccaaattcaaaatcaattttaattttatattattgaaaatctaaaaatattgGTTTGATTGTTATCTAACTGTTATATCAGACTTTTCaaacataaattatatttaagatatttaatgtgttactagtggaattgcaaaaaaaaaaaaaaaaatgttaaaatgcTAACACTAAGTCAGACacacataattttttttcccgtcaaagtgtctaaaatgtttactataaTACCAAATATAGTTACCAATACTAACAAAAAATGTAGGATCTTTTaagaataaattttaattaatatatgattGGACCTTAATTATTAGCTCAAGCTTATAGTTGAAtcggttccatgatatgatattAGAGCCTcttggaccaaacggtcgaaGATTTGAGTCCTGACATCTttttaatttgtggaattaaaacacATGATGGGATGAATCTGTATTATACACGTTATACGCTCAATGGGTATTTGCATGTGAGGATatattagagattaatataagatatatgattgagccTTAATTATAAGTTCGAACTTTTAGCTAAAACGATTCCATAACAGTTTTTGAGATgactttttttaaattttttataaaaaaattaatattatttgaaAATGTTAAATTTAAACAATTTCACAGAGTTAAGTTTTACTTTTTACGCTTGTGTTTatattctcattaaatttagtcaaaagtCAAAGTAAACGGTGAATTTTGGTCAAAAATTAGATAACAAGTAAGTGCCCATGACTTGGAAAAAATGACAAAAGTTTTGGTTATGAATTATTAAGCTTTAGCATGGGTAGTGGTAAGAAACTTCCTAGAAGAATATAATGTAGAAATTGGTGAGTCTATAATGCTCCTCTTTCcataatatagtttttgttaAGTTTAAcacatcaaaattaaaaaatataattaattttaattaattttttttgttattattatattaattacatccattaattctaatCTATTTCTAAATATGAGTATATTAAGTAAAAGTCAATTAATGTATATAGATTGAATCAAAACGTCATATACTATGAAacgatttttttcttttttaaaagaCATTTATTATAAAATGGATGGAGTATTAACCGGAAAAGAGAAATGATACGATCCCTTCAATAAACAaaagttaatattttaaatacatCAACAAATCATTAATGATTTAAGCCTACAAATATTAGTTTGAAATTTTTACCCAACCTTAAAGCTGGCAAGACTCTTGAATTGTTTAAGCTATGTAATTtataactagtttttgacccgtgcgatgcacggattcatcttaatatataaatattttaacaaaaatataatttaataattacaattaatgatataaaggtcctatataaattaaatattattattttattttcacatttaatttaaataatctttttatagataaatataataatataattaaaattaatatattatatattatattatattttttatcagtaaaaaaggaggaagtgacacctcagctccatcgttactgttttatattatacatatatatatatatatagatatgcagagaattagagagattttagggattaatttaaattatagatatggagagaattagagagatttcaaggattaatttaaattctatagaactcttagatatagtacgattaaaataatcttttataaataaatataataatataactaaagttaattaatatattatatttcatattatattttttatcagtaaaaaaggaggaagcgacacctcagctccatcgttactgttttatattatatatagaatatagatatgcagagaattagagagatttcagggattaatttagattcggtagaacttttagatatagatatgcagagaattatagagattttagagattaatttaaattctgtagaactcttaaatATTgtctataaattaaatattattattttattttacatttaatttaaacaatctttttatagataaatataataatataattaaaattaatatgttatatattatattatattttttatcagtaaaaaataatgaagtgacacatcagctccatcgttactattttatattatatatatagatttggaAAGGAGCCCCTTCAGGTGTGTCTCAACAATCGCAATTTGTTCAAATTAACctaattataaaaatacattTGTTTGTCCATAGTAATCTAGTTCTAACATTCTAAAAATAGTGCATTATTAACCATAATCTTGTTAAGTTGCGTCATTTCAGACAtctattataaatatataataactaAAACGTAAAACATTATCACAAGTCGAGATATAAACGTAAATAGTAAcgttcaaattaaaaaaaatctccaTATTTGTTATTCAGTTCTCTCTCTTATAAAAGCTACatcttttcttatttattaggtaaattacatccatgactagtgaattttatccattttaacattatgtccactgaactttacacttttttaacAGCGGTAGCTACTTAACTTTACCTAACTCCTCGAAATGGccgttaacaacctcaaaatgaaaatatttaagaattaaagttgttcataacgacatttaccataaaaccacatttttattttccaaaatcacatttgtggagcttctctctctaaaaatccattctctctcttaaccaaacaacaactaaatgatctcaaaacgaaaattttcaggaattaaagttccttacaatatcattaactcttcaaattttttattttgaggccgcTAACGGTTGTTTTTAGGTGTTGAGTAGctaccagtgttaaaaagtgtacaGTTAAGTGGcaataccgttaagaattgtaGTTTagtgttaaaatggataaacttCAGTGGTcataagtgtaatttactccTTATTTATTCATATTAACTATGCCACCTATCATTTACTCTTTAGTTCTCTGCGTATTTATTCTTATTAAATATCTATATGAACTATCATTTCTCATTTCATCTATTTTCTTAGAATTTTTGTGGTAAAAATTGAATTTGACATaaagaattaatttattatgttatatattaaatttaggggtgttcaaaaaccaaaccgaaccgaaataaccgaccgaaccgatgaatatcggttttttcggttcagttttcgatctattaggttcggttttGGTTTTAAATATTACAAAAATCGGTAATATaggtcggttcggtttttatgacaaaataaCCGAATTAACCGAACCGATCGAAATATAGATTAATTAGATTTATAATTTAGGTAGAGACTTTATATGACTGAGACTTTGCATTTTCCTCCGACCATTCAAAGAACGTaactatttataatttttttttatcaatattaagtcTAATACATTAATATTGTTCTACTAAGAAAAATACATTAATACTGTTCAAACCTTGCACTAATACTGATCAAATCAATAACTAATCAATAACATTAGTGTAAATTATGGTTGTAATGCGAATTGTGGTCGTAGAAGATTGGAATTCAACTATTTATATCTTTAAAATTTGAATGACTTTGATTTGACATCTTTTTTTGTAATTACAAtttaataaagtttaatttttaattttcaaactttgcataaattttATGTTGCATGCTACTCAACTTGCGTaactaattttaaaattttagattaaactaaattatttaaaacttataaaattataaatattaattgacTTTTTATTTTAACTAGTTAGTATGTGTTAAAACCgaaaaccgaactgaaccgacCGAAAcaatcggttcggttcggtttactaatattattcggttaggttcggttcttattttagatgttattcggtttttggttatttcggtttggttcggttcggttttcagacCGATCCGAACACCCctaattaaattgaattaaaaaagaTATTATGTTAAAAATGATATAGATTAAATGAAAAAGTAGATTTATTATactataaatttaattagtATTAATTACTATTAAATGATGTATTGAAATATTTATCAAAACCACACTGATCTCTCTTTTTTTCACATCAATTTGTTGTTGCCGAGTTATTGATCACCAATCTAGCTGTTCAAATTATATCTCATAATTTCTAGCTCCGCCACTCTTGAGATGGAATTGAATGTACAcataaaagaaatgaaaaatgaCTTATTTCAGAACCAACAATCTAATAATTTAAGTATAAATAATACTCATAAATTAGAGGGAACAAACCAAATGTGATGAGTTAAAATGAAATGTTTTAGAAATTGCAAGACATCCAACGTCGGATTATTTTTTACAGTGGCGTAATCGAAAACCTCTTAGGTATTTGGTTGAAGGATGGACTTAGCCTATGGTCTATAAAACCATAGTTCAGATTCAGCGAtagattgttttttttaaagcatacaaaacaaagaaaaattggTTAAagaatattatataattaaaccCTACTTGGGTCTTCGACTATTTATTAACAACCCTCTTATAAGTCATGAAACTTTGTATTTATTAACAACCCTCTTATAAGTCATGAAACTTTGTTATCttcattttatatatacattataTTGATACTCATTATTATatctagggtaaataattattaagtCCTTATGTTTTTGCTTAACATATGTCCATCCTATTATTATAAagtccttaagttttattttaatcaactctttagtccttccatgtgtttttgtagatgaaagtccaaattgcccatagttatttacataaaaaagatttattttttaatttcaaatttaatcgaaatagttttaataaaatttatgaaGTATATATATACCGAAATTTATGTAATTGTATAtactaatcattaaaaatttatttttattctcttaaatttttatttttttaatataatgtctttaaactagcattaaatattaataaattttttaaaaaatcatatttttttcatttataaaatttattagagataaataaagattactttttacaatttatatagttttgctcttattttgataatttttgaaatattttcattcgttttttagtcaataaaatttagactactaaattaaatttctataattatataaaatttaataaattaattactcaatatTGTAGAGATTATGCAGGGAAAAAATATTGTAGAGACTATGTaggaaaaaaggagaaaaaaacataaaataagaaaaatagatgttttattattaaaatatagaataaagggtaattttggtattttaaattgtatttggtatagtttgacttttgactcaaacataaggactaaggagttgatgaaactaaaaactaagggactatataattatttctaaaaacagaggga
The DNA window shown above is from Euphorbia lathyris chromosome 1, ddEupLath1.1, whole genome shotgun sequence and carries:
- the LOC136214346 gene encoding kiwellin-1-like produces the protein MKQLTHFLLLLSLVIAAAALMAEAQTCNPSGKLRGKKPPNDECNNENDSECCEEGKLYNIYRCSPQVSKQTKATLTINSFQRGGDGGGESACDGKYHDDNTPVVALSTGWFNNRKRCLNYIRINGNGRSVKAMVVDECDSTMGCDDEHSFQPPCQNNIVDASKAVWKGLGLTESDYRWGMMDVTWSDA